The Synechococcus sp. UW69 DNA segment CTTCAGATTGCCATCGCTGCAGGTGGTAGCCGGTGCGTTGGTCGTCGTTGGCGAGGAAGTCCTCAAGGCTGATCATGTTCGGTTGCCAGAGCCAGCTGGCCATCACTTCATCAGCCCACACCTGCTCAGGACCAAGCTGTCGTGCCGTCAGGATCAGTTTTTCCAGCAGCCAATTGCACACCACATTCAGCCGGTGGTTGTAGACGCTCCTGTACATCAGATTCCTCACCACCAAGTAGTGCTCAACAGCCATCAGACCTTTGGGGTGAATGGCCATCTCACCATCAGGGGCAAGGGTCAGTGCTCCGAGAATTCGGTCGAGATCCAGCTGCCCGTAGCGGGTTCCAGTGCTGTAGCTGTCGCGCAGGAGATAGTCCAGACGGTCGCAATCCAGTTGGCTGCTGACCAGGTGTTTGACCAATGGGTGTGGGCTGAGGCCATGCTCAAGAAGATCTGCCACCGCATCTGCTGTACCGGATTGATGGCTCTCCAGACATTGACGGATTTTTGGGTGATGCCGGATCACCCGTGCTGACCATTGCTCGTGGCGCAGGCCGAACATTTCCTCGCCGGTATGGCTCAAGGGGCCATGGCCGATGTCATGGAGCAATGCAGCGCCATAGAGCAACCCGCGGTGCTGCTCCAGATCCGGCGCCAACGGCAGCATTCGCTCAAACGCACGTCGCGCCAGATGAAAGACGCCCAGCGAGTGGGTGAAACGACTGGATTCGGCGCTGTGGAAGGTGAGGTACGCCGGTCCCAGCTGCCGAATACGACGCAGGCGCTGAAAAGGCGTCGTATCCACAAGGTCCATCACCATCCCTTCTGCTGGGGCTTGTCGGTCAAGACCGATGCCCCGATGCAGAGGGTCGTGATAGGTGCGCTGGTTCATGCCTCGATGTCGTCTGCGGATTGTTCAAGCAGTGCTTCCATCCATTGCTGCGCTTCGGAGAGCCAGCGGTCGCCATCACCGCCGGGATTCAGTGGCTCCGGATCGGACAGCGCACGATCGGGTGCGATCCCCTGTCCCTGAATATCCCGTCCGCTGGGTGTTACATACCCCGCGACAGTCACCGCAAGTCCGCTGCCGTCACTCAGGTTGGTCAGCGTTTGAATCAGACCTTTCCCAAACGTTTGGCCTCCGAGCAAGGTGGCTCTTTCATTGTCCTGAAGTGCTCCTGCCAGGATTTCACTGGCGCTGGCTGTCCCTCCATTCACGAGGGTGACCATTGGTCCGTCGAAGACCGTCTGGAGACTCGCCTGGATGGTGTCATTAATTCCGTCGCGGTTGCGGGTTTCGACGATGGCGCCACCGGAAAGAAACTCGTCTGCGACTGCTAATCCAGCACTCACCAAGCCACCTGAGTTGTTGCGTAGATCGAGAACCAATCCTTCGATGTCCTTGTTCTGAAGTTCTGCGAGGGCTTCCTTGACCTGTTCAGGTACGCCTTCGCTGAATTGGGTGATTCGCAGGTACCCGAGGGTGTGGCTGCCGTTGCGCAAGCGCCGTGTTCGCACCGGCCTGAGATCAACGCTGCGGCGCTCAAGGGTCAGTTCGTTCGATTCGCCATTGCTGTTTGCCAGAGTCAGAACCACCTGCGAGCCCACGTCTCCCCGCAACGCTGCCACCGTTCCCTCGAGACCTAAATCCACCACCGCTTTGCCATCAACGGACAGCAGCTGGGTTCCACTGGTGATGTCTGCCTCTCCAGCTGGCGAGCCTTCCAGTGCTGAAATCACCACAACGCCATTGCCGCCTTCGTCCGGTCCCAGTTGCAATCCCACACCGCTGAGATTTCCGCTGGTGCTGTTTTTCAGAGCTGCGTAGTCCTCCGGACGGAGCAGCCGGGTGTAAGGGTCTCCCAGCTGAGCGAGCATGGTTTCGATGGCCGCGTAGGCATCGTCACTACTCTCGATGCTGCGTTCCATGGCCTTCTGGCGTTGACGTCGCCAGCGGACCTCATCGAGTTGCTCGGGGTTCCAAAAGCCCTGGTTCACGAGGCGCCAGCTGTCCACCACAAGCTGTTGTGTATCGCTGAGTGCAACGGCTGTGCACACGTTCCCCAGCACCAAAAAGCAGCAAAGAGCAGCTGTGATCAGTTGGCGCAGTGCTCGAAACCCACTGCGCCGCAACCAGTCTGAAAGATCGTTAACAGTTGGATACATCGCGGGGGGTTCGCCTCGATGGCAGAAGCGTGCTCAGTAGACTTTCGCAACTCGAGCCCGCTTGTGCATGGCGAACTCATCACCGGTTTACGACTGGTTCCAGGAACGTCTGGAAATCCAGGACATTGCAGACGACATCGGCTCCAAGTACGTGCCTCCCCACGTCAACATCTTTTATTGCTTGGGTGGCATCACGTTGGTGTGCTTCCTGATCCAGTTCGCGACCGGGTTCGCGATGACCTTCTATTACAAGCCCACCGTCGCGGAGGCTTACAAGTCGGTCGAGTACCTGATGACCGATGTCAGCTTCGGCTGGTTGATCCGCTCCGTGCACCGCTGGAGCGCCTCAATGATGGTGCTGATGCTGATCCTCCACGTGTTCCGCGTCTATCTCACCGGTGGCTTTAAACGCCCCCGTGAGCTCACCTGGGTCACTGGCGTCACCATGGCTGTCATCACGGTGTCCTTCGGCGTGACCGGATACTCCCTCCCTTGGGATCAGGTCGGTTATTGGGCTGTGAAAATCGTCTCCGGAGTTCCCGCAGCCATTCCAGTGGTTGGCGACTTCATGGTTGAACTGCTTCGCGGTGGTGAGAGCGTTGGTCAGGCCACCCTTACGCGCTTTTACAGCCTGCACACTTTCGTGATGCCTTGGCTGCTGGCTGTGTTCATGCTCATGCACTTCCTGATGATTCGGAAGCAGGGCATTTCCGGTCCCTTGTGATCTGCGTTCCTACTGTTCCCTCAACACCTGGACTAACCGATGCACATTCTCAAGAAGCCTGATCTCTCCGATCCCAAGATGCGGGCCAAGCTCGCTAAGGGTATGGGTCACAACTATTACGGCGAGCCCGCCTGGCCCAACGATCTGCTCTACATCTTTCCGGTGGTGATCCTCGGCACCATCGCTTGTGTGGTGGGTCTGGCTGTTCTGGATCCCGCGATGCTCGCCGACAAGGCTGATCCCTTCGCGACACCCCTGGAAATTCTTCCCGAGTGGTACCTCTATCCGGTCTTCCAAATCCTGCGGGTTGTTCCGAACAAACTTCTGGGCATTGCACTCCAGACTCTGGTTCCCCTTGGTCTGATGCTTGTTCCTTTCATTGAGAGCTTCAACAAGTTCCAGAATCCGTTCCGTCGTCCCGTTGCAATGACTGTGTTCCTGTTCGGAACCGTTACCACGATCTACCTGGGTATCGGCGCTGCACTCCCTATCGACAAGTCCCTCACCCTCGGACTTTTCTGATCAATCGCAAGATTTCAGATCTCTTACCCCGACTCATGGAGTCGGGGTTTTTTTGTGCTGATGGATTGGAGCTTGGTTAGTGACCCATGGATTCGTCCAGATTCAGCATCAGGACGTCGTCTGGGTTGACGTGGAGGAAATGGTGCATCAGCAGAAAACCAACGATGGTCCAGGTCTGATAGGTACGTGACTGCTGTCCAACCCATGTCCCTGTCGGTCCGTCGAAGTATTCGGCCCACTGCTGACGGGGCAGTTGGTTGAGATGGCTCCAATAGCACTCGTCCAACAGGGTTTTCATTTGCCCCATCAGCAACACGTCGGCTTGGGGGTTCAGGCGTTCATGGAGAAGGATGGACGCTCCGAAAAACCAGAGCAGGCTCGGCCAGTGGCCGCCGTTGTGATAACTCCATGGCCAGTTTTTGGGAT contains these protein-coding regions:
- a CDS encoding HD domain-containing protein, which codes for MNQRTYHDPLHRGIGLDRQAPAEGMVMDLVDTTPFQRLRRIRQLGPAYLTFHSAESSRFTHSLGVFHLARRAFERMLPLAPDLEQHRGLLYGAALLHDIGHGPLSHTGEEMFGLRHEQWSARVIRHHPKIRQCLESHQSGTADAVADLLEHGLSPHPLVKHLVSSQLDCDRLDYLLRDSYSTGTRYGQLDLDRILGALTLAPDGEMAIHPKGLMAVEHYLVVRNLMYRSVYNHRLNVVCNWLLEKLILTARQLGPEQVWADEVMASWLWQPNMISLEDFLANDDQRTGYHLQRWQSEAPAPLAELSGRFLDRRLLKATAVEHLPRANQLQLLATARRLADRHGHDPELCCGLRHQQLRGYHPYRGGLRLWDGRQLQALEQASPLVASLATPAATSWLIHPRDISSELREEMDVEWPRSAKVKQP
- the ctpZ gene encoding carboxyl-terminal processing protease CtpZ, yielding MYPTVNDLSDWLRRSGFRALRQLITAALCCFLVLGNVCTAVALSDTQQLVVDSWRLVNQGFWNPEQLDEVRWRRQRQKAMERSIESSDDAYAAIETMLAQLGDPYTRLLRPEDYAALKNSTSGNLSGVGLQLGPDEGGNGVVVISALEGSPAGEADITSGTQLLSVDGKAVVDLGLEGTVAALRGDVGSQVVLTLANSNGESNELTLERRSVDLRPVRTRRLRNGSHTLGYLRITQFSEGVPEQVKEALAELQNKDIEGLVLDLRNNSGGLVSAGLAVADEFLSGGAIVETRNRDGINDTIQASLQTVFDGPMVTLVNGGTASASEILAGALQDNERATLLGGQTFGKGLIQTLTNLSDGSGLAVTVAGYVTPSGRDIQGQGIAPDRALSDPEPLNPGGDGDRWLSEAQQWMEALLEQSADDIEA
- the petB gene encoding cytochrome b6 is translated as MANSSPVYDWFQERLEIQDIADDIGSKYVPPHVNIFYCLGGITLVCFLIQFATGFAMTFYYKPTVAEAYKSVEYLMTDVSFGWLIRSVHRWSASMMVLMLILHVFRVYLTGGFKRPRELTWVTGVTMAVITVSFGVTGYSLPWDQVGYWAVKIVSGVPAAIPVVGDFMVELLRGGESVGQATLTRFYSLHTFVMPWLLAVFMLMHFLMIRKQGISGPL
- the petD gene encoding cytochrome b6-f complex subunit IV, whose amino-acid sequence is MHILKKPDLSDPKMRAKLAKGMGHNYYGEPAWPNDLLYIFPVVILGTIACVVGLAVLDPAMLADKADPFATPLEILPEWYLYPVFQILRVVPNKLLGIALQTLVPLGLMLVPFIESFNKFQNPFRRPVAMTVFLFGTVTTIYLGIGAALPIDKSLTLGLF